The Prunus dulcis chromosome 3, ALMONDv2, whole genome shotgun sequence genome segment ATCCTTTGGACATTGTTTTAAAGAGACATTTTTTAAAGCTAACAAAAGTTCTAACTTTGCTGATTCAATTCTTTATCATGGATATTTTCCTCCAGTACTTCAGAACAAGACCTTATGCGTGTGATCCCTCTCACTTGCCAAAGTATCCTCCTACCAAAGAAATGGATACCAAAAGTCGTGAAGACTCGCAAAGGTAAATTCTTCATTCATAAACATTTCTATTGAGGTTGTGGTTCGGATATATCTATATGACTCAGGTGTTTCCGTTTTGAGTCGTGAAGTTTACTGAGAACCGGATTCAAATGTATAATACTTCATAGATTAAGACAATGCTTTACTGCTGAAGTTCATTATGGGGTAGTTAGATGACTGCATTTGCTACATTCTCAGACAACTTAATTGTGTTGAATAACTTGTGTTGTCAGGAGAAGGCCTGGTATTCGAGCTCGAGAGACATCAAGGAAGCCAAGGAGAGTTCGTAAGACCTTGCAAGAGTCAAATAATTCGGCTAAGTTAGCACCAAAAGAGGTGTTTCTCTATCTCTATTCATGCATGTGTATCTGTGTTAGTGTTATAGAAGGAAGAAGCAAGAAGCCAGCCAGTTTTAACTGAATGATTTATCCTTGACTGTGCAGGATGGGCAAGATGATAATACTCAATCTGCTCGTTGCAACCCACTTATCTTGAGGGAAAAAGGAGGTCTTCTGCGCCGGGAGTCTCTAAAACCGTCATTCGATACAGTTTCAGAGAATTGCAAGTTGAACACATCCCAGGGAGATAGTACATTCTCTTCTGGTGCACATATCTCAGCAGCAAGTGGCTTTACATGGGCAAAAAGGCAAAATGAGGATGGTACAAAATCCGCAGTTTCAGATGGGTCTAAAAGCCAATTCAGTGCACTGGATACAAATTTTGCAGGGAGTACATTTGACTTTACCAGACAAGGGAATGGAACTTCCAAGATTGCAATACGGAAGCTCAGAACTTTCGATACATCTGAACTTTGCAGGGCAGATGAATCAGAAGATACAGGAAACGACATGGTAAGGACCAAGGACACAATCATCATCTTTGATACAATTTACCCAAAACGCTCTTATTATGACTTATCCTTTAACAATGTATTAGGACTCCATCGATGAAGAGAAGCATATAATTGAGTATTCGGGGCCGCTAATTTCCCAACTGTGTAGAATGGATGAACACTTGCGGAGGAATGAAAGCCATATACGCCATGCAGCTCGCAGATCAAGGTTTGAAAGAGGTACGCAGGCAAGTCTTGATCATGGTAGAGCTTAAAGAGGTACACATGTACCATATTACTTATCACATTACTCGTCATATTTGTTTCAGAGGTAGAACCCCAGGCATTACAAGTGGCTCTATGAGATATCTGGTAAATGTGGTACAAATAGTTTTATTATGCAGCGTATGCCATGGAGAAGGCGAATGTGTCGTGAATGGAACTTATATATGTGCAGAGAAATGGTGCAAGAGCTGGCAATGCTTGTTGAATCAAGTTCATCATCAACCCTCGAGTATAATTGGAGCTCAAATGACAAATTTCTGCTGGCCACCTCAAACCCTTTGTATCATCATAAACTCAGAAAAGGCATAAAATTTATACACATGTACAAGTACAACACCACCATGGACAATGTAGCAAACGTTTGGCAACCCAAATCAATTTTTCGTAAGCTACACAGCTCGCCTCGATGAATTCAGATCGCATaggggaaaacaaaaacaaagagataattaaaaaacaaatttaaataacTTTTATAGATTCAGAAGCCagaaatttggttttgaaaaaaaaaaaaaaaaaaaagtgaagaaataATGTAGGGCAAACAGATCGCTGATACTGCAAAAACTAGAGCAGCAGAGCGGCCATGGAGCCCCAAACGCAACCCCTAATTAAGAAGTTGGTTGTTAATGTGTGCCCAACGCACTAACGTGCGCCACGATTAAACCTCTCCCGTGGAATACCACGCCGCCTCTTCCTTAAGAGGGGAGCGCTCGGCCTCGGGCACTTTTCTTCTGCCTGCGTCTTCCACTCTTTTATTTATACCctcaaaaccctaatctctgttttttctttttcggaaataaatcaatcaatcaaatttcCTTATATGCCCTTGCATAGTGCAAGatgaaaatgtttttttttttttttaaaatgctTCTAATTAATGAATTTATATCAACAGAAATTGTAATGGGATGGAAAATGgtaatttaagttttaaaacatgtgagataaataaaaagatcAAGAAATTATATTCTTAAAAACCAAACTAAAATGatcaagaaattataaaatgacttcttttgcatttgtttaattatttatcGGTGATTTGGTTGGGTATGTATGAACTATGAACCATATAATCTATATATTTATagcaaaagacagagaatggtgaaacattcaaaatcaaatcatgaattttatttttatagaacacgactacccattatcttttttaattttaaaataaactaaaattttttttaaaaaaaaaagcctctcacATGCGCAGAAGAGAGACTAGTATAGGATAAAAATGTAGTTTTGGTCACCACCATTGTGTTTTGTCCTGAATTCAAATTTGGcatgtgattttatttttccgaATATAAGATAAAATGCAATTTAAGTACCATCGCCATTGATATGTAACCACATTATTATattggagaaattatagagtAGTACAAGTGATTCCGATATTAAACCTAGTCCTAGTAACACTCCTAAATCCTAAGCAGATGATCACCAGTAATATAccctttaatttaattgtacaACGCTAATCATGATTATAGAAACGGGTATAAAGGAACACTTTCATGGGGtataaagatattttcttctttgatttacAGAAGGAGCAACTCTTGATCACCAATTTCACGTCAGGCCCTGCCTGCATCTTGATCAtgattcatcatcatcaagggTCACTAGACCCGGAATTTGGCCATGATCTACAAAATCTATCTTGTTCAGTCTCATACAACACAGCACTTGCTCTGGCAACTCTTCCTGTTTTTGTGCCTATAAGCAGCAAACCCGATAGTCAGATCATTAACACAATTTCCAGCCAAAAcacagaaaaatataaaaagattgCTGGTTACCTGGATAGTTAAACCAAAATCCAGTATTCCGTTTTTTAGGCGTTCTCGAAACGATTCGAGACCCTTCCTTGATATGTAGCTGAAGCGATGAATGTCCAGATCAATCTCAAAGTAGTTAGGACCCTGCACGTGAGAGAGCTTGGTAAAGTCAAACAACATGGTTTTTAGGCTTCATCATCTTAACACTCACCAACATAAATGTTTAATGTTTACCTTGTAAAAATTGTGCTGGGGGCGTGAAAGAACTGGTTTGTCATTATATGCATGTACAAGCTTCTTCTCAGCAGAACTCAGACCAAGATCTTCAGGATTTACCACCCCAGCCAAGATCTTTAGTCTTTCTCTAAAAGGTACAGTGGAGTCCTTTGCGAATCCTTTCACTTTTTCCGTCTCATCGTCAACCATTTTCTGAAGCATCATTCAAATATATCAACAGAGTGAGTGTTCCAATAGAACATAAGATCACATTTCCATCAGGGAGAGTACATCAGAATAAAGTACATGCCTATCCAAATGGATGAAGTTACCTTGATGCTGTCCTGGAATTGAGGAGAGATGTCTTTATCAAAATTCTCAGAAGCTTTGAAATACATTACAAGACTCATCCCCTCTCCATCACTATCACCAAGAAACATTGCAGCAGGATAAGTAGGCAACTGCAACAGGCGCAGAGCAATATCATTAGATACTGCCAAAAatataacaaacaaaacataacaaGATAAATcaattcttaaaaaaatttacctgTATGTTTACAACAAGGAGTGGAGGCACTTTTCCGTTTGCTTTCACATTGGGAAGTTCAAGATGCTGGGCAATGTGATGTATCTTTTTGGGGCATACAAACACATCAACACCTATTGGAGTATATGGACTGTAGTTCGGAGCAGGCGACTTTCGTTTATCTCTGGATGGTAGACCAacagaaaataatattatcatTAGCAAGGCAAAACAGAGTAGTTAGTTGCAAATGTCTAAATTTAGTTAAGGTTggttttgacaaaagaaaaaaccaaagtcATACTTGAAATAGTTCTGGCCACGGAGTTTAAAAGTTGAGGGTGGAATCTCAGACCAAGATCCTGAAGTCGGCTTCTCTACTCTACAACATGGAATCATATATCCTGGTCTAGGCCGATACAGAAACCTTTTTGATTGACCTGTGGATATATCATTGAAATGTTCAGTAATATACACGTACATCAATCCCAATATTCTAAGTTTTCTTTCTATTCaaagaaaattgaattatttgaATACTTACATTGTTCAATGGTTTCTTCTGCATCACAGGATCTCCTTTTAAAAGAAAGCCTAAACACTGCTGATGGCTTTCTCTGGGACTGTGGAACCAAACTCTGTGCACCTAGAATCTTATCGTTGAAACTTACAGAAGGTACCAATCGAGATAACCCGGATTTCAGGGCATTGTCTTGAATTTTTTCATTAGAATCACGTCCATCCTCTCTAAGTCCTTTAAAGCTTCCATAAGAGTGATCTAATATATTCTTCCTCTTACTGCAAACTTCATCAGCCTTCCCTAAGCGTGAAAGCTCATAGCCCTGGGTACTAATAAGCGAAAACCGATTTGATTCCCTGCGCTCATCTTTGCCTGTGATTTTATCTGATTTACCTCCATCTATTTTCATATAGCTTTGGTATTCTTCATACTTACACCCATTATCAACAAAGCGAGCAGATCTTTCATACTGAAGTACTTGGCCACTTGAGATATTCCCAATTGGATTGCTTGCTAATGGAAAACCATCTGTAGaataagagaagaaaattaagaaaacaaaacaaaatccttttcAAATAAGTAGCTCAAGAAAAATTACTTCAGTAGTAATGACGTTTTGCAATCAAACAAGACCACAAGGCTTTCATTCTGTAATATGTAGTTACAGGCTGATGGCCAATACCTCCATGTATACTGATAAAGTCATCATCTGAATCAGACTCCAGAATACTGACTGAGTCAAACCAAGCTTCCTCTTGGCAAATTACTGCAAATGAATAACTTTCAAAATATGAGATTCAAGAGCTATGAATTTTCTTGTCAGAATTATtggttgaaattgaaagataGTTGAAATCTGATGAAAGAGAGCACACACCATTCGCATCATATTGACTGAGGTTCCACTGCAGCTGGGCGAGATGGAATGTTGAATTAGAAACCTTAGATCTTCTGTGAGTAGTTGTTGCACCATTCTCAAAGTCCACATGAACAAACTCACTGACAGCATAGTCACTCACGCGAGCTCCTGCATCactatatattttcttgaaactggtatttcttttcttggtaCTATCTGAAGCAGAGCA includes the following:
- the LOC117623490 gene encoding uncharacterized protein LOC117623490 translates to MGGCMSTPSKTIKLRKKHCQRVIKRHRKATCSASDSTKKRNTSFKKIYSDAGARVSDYAVSEFVHVDFENGATTTHRRSKVSNSTFHLAQLQWNLSQYDANVICQEEAWFDSVSILESDSDDDFISIHGDGFPLASNPIGNISSGQVLQYERSARFVDNGCKYEEYQSYMKIDGGKSDKITGKDERRESNRFSLISTQGYELSRLGKADEVCSKRKNILDHSYGSFKGLREDGRDSNEKIQDNALKSGLSRLVPSVSFNDKILGAQSLVPQSQRKPSAVFRLSFKRRSCDAEETIEQCQSKRFLYRPRPGYMIPCCRVEKPTSGSWSEIPPSTFKLRGQNYFKDKRKSPAPNYSPYTPIGVDVFVCPKKIHHIAQHLELPNVKANGKVPPLLVVNIQLPTYPAAMFLGDSDGEGMSLVMYFKASENFDKDISPQFQDSIKKMVDDETEKVKGFAKDSTVPFRERLKILAGVVNPEDLGLSSAEKKLVHAYNDKPVLSRPQHNFYKGPNYFEIDLDIHRFSYISRKGLESFRERLKNGILDFGLTIQAQKQEELPEQVLCCMRLNKIDFVDHGQIPGLVTLDDDES